Part of the Quercus robur chromosome 5, dhQueRobu3.1, whole genome shotgun sequence genome, AAGTTCGCATAAAAACAAGTCACAAGTAGCCAATTTGTGTTCAGGAAGAATTTaagtttattattttcagtttatCATTGACAAGAATTTCGTTTGGTTCACTTTTTACTAAGTTCTAACTAGTTAAAAAAGCACTTTTCTAAGATATAAGAAGTGATGGGACtagagaaaaatcataaatgttAGGAAATTGACTAAGTCATTCATCAAGTTTTTAGTTGATACAGGTAAAAATATATTCCTGTAGGTGTTTAAATTCAGGTTACTCAATTTGGACATCTTATTTGGAATACAGATGAAGTTGTCCACACAAAATTTATCTCTTGgtgtattaatttttagaaagcACTTGATAGGAAATTAAGTAGTTTAAGGAGATGGTAGTGGCCAAGAGCCTTGTTGTTAAAGCTAAACTAGTTAGCAACTCTTGATGTTTTCAAGACATTCAGGGTTTAAATCCTTCTCTCACCAATTGTAActatcaatttgttttttttgtttttgttttttctgtttAAGGAGATAGTAGTAGATTTCATCATAAGTTCTAGATAATATCATTTCATGTTGTATCATCatatattatcttcttttttgtcataatttaCATTATACATATTAGGTTTCTGTAATAAAATAACAGTGTAGAATGTAAAGTAGATTTAGAGGAAGTCAATCTTATGATGCAATGGCATATTAGTACATTGCTCCAAATAGTATGGGGCTTTAGCTTTAGCTTTAGCGACCATCTATTTTAGTAATTGTTATTTCATTTATAGAATTAGCTCCTTCAATGGTTGTTTGGCCTTTAGTATTGCAGGTACTCTTGAAAATGAATGCAGGTTGCTTTGGTGAAGGAAGGGTTGTGTCACTACTCAACATGAAAACAATTGCCGACATGGCTGGTCGATTTGTTGCATGATCTTGCACGCACAGAAGCCCAATTTGAATGCATCTCAATACTTCATTAGCAGGATATGTCTCACCTAGTGATGGATCGACTATTTCCATGGCTTTGCCTTCTTTCCATTGGTCCCAAATCTATTAACAACATATTCATATTAGGCTAAATACAATGAAACAGGGCTATTATTGCATATCGTTATTTCCACATGTACTTACATGTCCAATCAAATTTGAGGAGGGACCATTATGATTATAGTTGGTGTTTCTTTTGCCAGTAATGATCTCCAATAGCAACACCCCAA contains:
- the LOC126728794 gene encoding receptor-like serine/threonine-protein kinase SD1-7, with product MSPEYAMQGLFSIKSDVFSFGVLLLEIITGKRNTNYNHNGPSSNLIGHIWDQWKEGKAMEIVDPSLGETYPANEVLRCIQIGLLCVQDHATNRPAMSAIVFMLSSDTTLPSPKQPAFIFKSTCNTKGQTTIEGANSINEITITKIDGR